One genomic window of Fusarium fujikuroi IMI 58289 draft genome, chromosome FFUJ_chr01 includes the following:
- a CDS encoding probable DNA-directed RNA polymerase II chain RPB10, whose translation MIIPIRCFSCGKVTGDLWERYLQLIADPRKTDGDAMDELGLKRYCCRRMIMTHVDLIEKLLKYTPDGRSEKKQNLGVQYS comes from the exons ATGATTATTCCCATCCGCTGTTTCTCCTGTGGAAAG GTCACTGGTGACCTCTGGGAGCGCTACCTTCAACTGATCGCAGATCCCCGTAAGACCGATGG CGATGCTATGGACGAGCTCGGTCTGAAGCGATACTGCTGCCGCCGCATGATCATGACCCACGTTGACCttatcgagaagcttctcaa GTACACTCCCGACGGCCgaagcgagaagaagcagaaccTTGGCGTTCAGTACTCATAG
- a CDS encoding probable dynein light chain type 1 — protein MADAHVPKAESPVAREKLEAQIKSADMTEDMQQESIEVAQEAMAKFTIEKDIAQHIKRTFDERKGPTWHCIVGRNFGSFVTHETKHFIYFYLGHCAILLFKTQ, from the exons ATGGCCGACGCTCACGTTCCCAAGGCAGAGTCTCCCGTCGCTCGGGAGAAGCTCGAGG CTCAGATCAAGTCCGCCGACATG ACGGAGGATATGCAACAGGAGTCTATCGAAGTTG CCCAGGAAGCCATGGCCAAGTTCACCATTGAGAAG GACATCGCACAGCACATCAAGCGCACA TTCGACGAGCGAAAGGGACCAACCTGGCACTGCATTGTTGGCCGAAATTTCGGTAGCTTCGTTACTCACG AGACCAAGCACTTTATCTACTTTTACCTTGGCCACTGCGCAATTCTACTATTCAAAACGCAATAG
- a CDS encoding related to flavonol synthase-like protein — translation MSFTSIPILDLAAAQDPATKPQFLKELRHALMEVGFLYLKNVGISDELFQKIIELGKGFFDIPEEEKLKIEMKNAPSFLGYSRLSAEITAGEIDHREQIDLSTEHPVPGPDAPLYRNLLAPNQWPSEDSLPEFRKVYTDYMERMGKISIQFTSLIAEAIELPSDAFNKYFDQDQQHKLKIVKYPDAKELGIEGDVQGQGVGPHKDSMLTSYLLQATSHKGLQVQNVRGEWIDCEPIAGTLVVAIGQGLEALTQGVCVSTTHRVLSPAAGSGARFSIPFFQGVRMSAEFEDLEKVGVGLVPEEVREQRRKIVERNGGRIDDVEFTFRAGGASKTLGEATLRNRVKSHPDVGERWYPDILASIREEQAKAKQQKEAAAPVVEAPPKAVEAH, via the exons ATGTCGTTTACATCTATTCCAATTCTGGACCTAGCTGCGGCTCAGGATCCGGCTACCAAGCCTCAGTTTCTAAAGGAACTTCGCCATGCATTGATGGAAGTTGGCTTCTTGTATCTCAAGAATGTTGGCATCTCGGATGAGTTGTTCCAGAAGATCATTGAACTAGGAAAGGGTTTCTTTGACATtcccgaggaagagaa actcaagattgagatgaagaatgcGCCGTCTTTCCTAGGCTACTCTCGTCTCTCGGCGGAGATCACAGCTGGAGAGATTGATCATCGTGAACAAATTGATCTCTCAACAGAGCATCCTGTCCCTGGGCCAGATGCTCCTCTATATCGTAACCTGCTAGCACCCAATCAATGGCCGTCTGAGGACTCATTGCCCGAGTTCCGCAAAGTGTATACAGACTACATGGAGCGCATGGGCAAGATCTCAATTCAGTTTACGTCTCTCATCGCCGAAGCCATTGAGCTTCCCAGCGAcgcctttaataaatactttgaccaagatcagcaacacaagctcaagattgtCAAGTATCCCGATGCAAAGGAACTCGGTATCGAGGGAGACGTGCAGGGCCAGGGTGTAGGTCCTCACAAAGACAGCATGCTCACAAGCTATCTCCTCCAGGCGACATCGCACAAGGGTCTTCAGGTACAGAACGTTCGCGGTGAATGGATTGATTGTGAGCCAATAGCTGGAACCCTTGTCGTTGCTATCGGTCAAGGTTTAGAGGCACTCACACAAGGCGTCTGCGTCTCTACAACGCATCGTGTCCTCTCTCCTGCTGCCGGCTCTGGTGCCCGCTTCTCCATTCCCTTCTTCCAAGGCGTGCGCATGAGCGCTGAGTTTGAAGACCTGGAGAAAGTTGGCGTTGGTCTTGTACCAGAGGAAGTACGGGAACAACGTCGCAAGATCGTGGAGCGCAATGGCGGACGtattgacgatgttgagtttACTTTCCGAGCTGGCGGTGCTTCAAAGACGCTTGGTGAGGCAACATTGCGAAATCGGGTCAAGAGTCACCCTGATGTTGGAGAGCGCTGGTATCCTGATATTCTGGCTAGCATCCGTGAGGAACAGGCAAAGGCGAAGCAGCAGAAGGAGGCTGCGGCACCAGTCGTGGAAGCGCCCCCAAAGGCTGTAGAGGCTCATTAG
- a CDS encoding related to small nucleolar ribonucleoprotein, with translation MAGHKSPRTKNDPTKKRKRDVTETDSRTKRLRAERKANKINGIKLENESGNGVVAEVNGISGALAEAGTREIEIVRQFDDTEAGWRVSKPMGGRILDIDPILTENEQFLIIAYNTSIQVYSAADSLLVRRIPVTAAEPADNKAAAPAHIVAMRQAKQNSNIVWVATSDGRICEVDWTTSKTPEFFQTQSKTATAMALVTKKVSGRVQEIIFVAESDKPGRIEVVAYPASTTESGHKVLFVMKKPGNGLQLLETSEDGHLVGAINDRLFFGLPSQRQFDNLAALDYEIYTFDIPDLVSALDLRVYPRPVTSGKKSRQEAAPVLDIIVGGARGSIYLYHDALARSQALAKSGSDKELIQAQNFHWHRRAVHALKWSRDGNYVISGGSENSLVLWQMDTGKKDFLPHLSGSVENITVSANGSSYVVHLDDNSVMVISTAEMKPTAYIAGIQSAAINVTTPKDLLVQRTWTTPASVQRPIPAAISPTDQSRLHVCVGSGRQATMSGGFSAPLLQTFDLETFRSVSKQALARTQPTDVNITNKGHPIEEPVISHLAFTADGAWLASVDTWEPSQRDVDNVISDAKDQFIQERREVYLKFWEAQEGEEQIALVSRINAPHATNRNEAVLDLASNPVSTCFATIGTDGNVRLWRPKTRSQNGVVVKGPNGREVFTWSCSQIIAVGDGIPQDGVIDLPESGVAQEPQGSIAFSEDGSTLFVAFGTGASGVIYLIDAASGDVVKTLEGQWKGQLRSIRALSPFVIILSDELRVYDVVSDELRYGVVIPQSKANALLQLAVDNTSGHFALALPANEGSLIAVFQPEDIEPLLVRSTPQRIVSLVSAPETSGFIALDDAAQVWVVAEGSDPSSLATVQPLEDLRLEGIDANGNEAGLLDEDEDMASDVDDAEVEPVTEPEDIEMGDDDSHPSVIQQQHLADIFDAAPAFAAPPIEDLFYKVTGLLATKPLSAS, from the exons ATGGCCGGACATAAGAGTCCCCGAACAAAAAACGATCCGACCAAGAAGCGCAAACGCGATGTGACGGAAACCGATTCGAGAACCAAGAGGCTAAGAGCTGAGCGAAAGGCGAACAAAATCAATGGAATTAAGCTTGAGAACGAAAGTGGCAATGGCGTGGTTGCTGAGGTGAACGGTATCTCTGGAGCTTTGGCAGAGGCTGGAACTCgggagattgagattgttcGCCAGTTCGACGATACAGAGGCAGGATGGCGCGTTTCGAAGCCCATGGGTGGCAGGATCCTTGATATCGATCCCATATTGACAGAAAATGAGCA ATTTCTCATCATTGCGTACAACACATCTATCCAGGTGTACTCGGCAGCCGATTCACTCCTTGTTCGACGAATCCCCGTTACTGCAGCCGAACCCGCCGACAACAAGGCTGCAGCACCCGCGCATATCGTCGCCATGAGACAAGCAAAGCAAAACTCCAACATCGTCTGGGTGGCTACCTCTGATGGCCGCATCTGTGAAGTCGATTGGACAACCTCCAAGACCCCCGAATTCTTCCAGACTCAATCCAAGACTGCAACTGCCATGGCCCTGGTTACGAAAAAGGTCTCTGGCAGAGTCCAGGAAATCATCTTTGTAGCAGAGTCAGATAAGCCAGGCCGAATTGAGGTTGTCGCATACCCAGCCTCAACAACGGAGTCTGGGCACAAGGTTCTCTTCGTTATGAAGAAGCCTGGCAATGGCCTGCAGTTGCTTGAGACTAGTGAGGATGGCCACCTGGTTGGCGCCATTAACGACCGACTTTTCTTTGGCCTTCCTTCACAGCGACAATTCGATAACTTGGCTGCTTTGGATTACGAGATTTATACCTTCGATATTCCCGACTTGGTCAGCGCCCTCGACCTGAGAGTATATCCTAGACCAGTGACGAGCGGAAAGAAATCGCGACAGGAAGCTGCCCCTGTTCTGGACAtcattgttggtggtgccCGTGGTTCAATCTACCTCTACCATGATGCGCTTGCTCGAAGCCAGGCGCTTGCAAAGTCAGGATCTGATAAGGAGCTTATTCAAGCGCAAAACTTTCATTGGCACCGTAGAGCGGTGCACGCCCTCAAGTGGTCGCGCGATG GTAATTATGTAATTTCAGGAGGTTCTGAAAACTCTCTGGTTCTATGGCAAATGGACACAGGAAAGAAGGattttcttcctcatctttctGGCAGCGTGGAGAACATCACAGTTTCTGCCAATGGGTCCTCATATGTCGTTCACCTCGACGATAACTCAGTCATGGTCATTTCGACCGCTGAGATGAAGCCTACAGCATACATCGCTGGTATCCAGTCGGCCGCCATCAACGTCACTACACCCAAGGATCTTCTCGTTCAGCGAACATGGACAACACCTGCGAGCGTACAGCGACCGATTCCAGCTGCCATCAGCCCTACTGATCAATCGAGACTACATGTCTGTGTGGGTAGTGGCCGGCAGGCTACTATGTCGGGAGGGTTTTCTGCACCTTTGCTTCAGACCTTCGATCTTGAGACTTTCCGAAGCGTCTCCAAGCAAGCTTTGGCTCGCACACAGCCCACAGATGTCAACATCACGAACAAGGGCCACCCTATCGAAGAGCCCGTAATTAGTCACCTAGCCTTCACAGCTGACGGAGCGTGGCTTGCTAGTGTTGACACCTGGGAGCCATCACAACGAGATGTGGACAATGTTATCAGCGATGCCAAGGACCAGTTTATTCAAGAGCGACGAGAGGTGTATCTCAAGTTCTGGGAAGCACAAGAAGGCGAGGAGCAGATTGCCCTTGTCTCTAGGATTAATGCCCCTCATGCTACAAATCGCAACGAGGCAGTTCTCGACTTAGCATCGAACCCTGTCTCGACATGCTTCGCAACTATTGGTACCGACGGTAATGTTCGATTGTGGCGCCCCAAGACAAGATCTCAGAATGGAGTTGTAGTGAAGGGGCCTAACGGTCGCGAGGTCTTCACTTGGAGCTGCTCTCAGATTATTGCCGTGGGTGACGGCATTCCTCAAGACGGCGTGATCGACCTCCCCGAGTCCGGTGTTGCTCAAGAGCCCCAAGGAAGTATCGCTTTTTCGGAGGATGGCTCAACTCTTTTCGTGGCTTTCGGAACAGGTGCCTCCGGCGTAATCTACTTGATTGATGCTGCGTCAGGCGACGTGGTTAAGACCCTCGAAGGTCAATGGAAAGGTCAACTGCGATCTATCCGTGCCCTTTCGCCTTTCGTCATTATCCTATCAGATGAACTGCGCGTTTACGACGTTGTCAGTGATGAGCTACGCTATGGTGTTGTGATACCACAGTCCAAGGCCAATGCCCTGCTTCAGCTGGCTGTTGATAACACTTCTGGTCACTTTGCCCTAGCTCTGCCAGCTAATGAGGGTTCTCTCATTGCAGTTTTCCAACCTGAGGATATCGAGCCCCTGTTGGTGCGTAGCACGCCTCAAAGGATCGTCAGCTTGGTTTCTGCTCCTGAGACAAGTGGTTTCATCGCTCTGGATGATGCTGCTCAAGTCTGGGTGGTTGCCGAGGGATCAGACCCTTCATCTCTTGCAACTGTCCAGCCTCTTGAGGACCTCCGCCTGGAGGGCAttgatgccaatggcaaTGAGGCTGGTCTgctcgatgaggatgaggatatggcgagtgatgttgacgatgccGAGGTCGAGCCTGTGACTGAgcctgaagatattgagatggGAGATGATGACTCTCACCCAAGCGTGattcaacaacaacatctaGCAGACATTTTTGACGCTGCACCGGCGTTTGCTGCGCCTCCGATCGAGGATTTGTTTTACAAGGTTACGGGCTTGCTCGCGACAAAGCCTCTTTCAGCAtcatga
- a CDS encoding MRD1-like protein has product MASSRIFIKGLPPSISEADFRKHFSAQGREITDVKLIPQRRIGYVGYKTPEDASKAVKYFNRSYIRMSKIAVETARPISDPALTKGKGQSAWHSKAASTPSTTIKGNEQPAEKESDSSLRKRKRDEPQPADPKLREFLHVMKEGREGALDDGVRGGIGDGVAAVAATAVPEEESDDEYEQIPTRREKQRRIEAPEKPLVSQSLPSQLKEARMVSDAQAETPAGDEPVEPREAAAKSSLEQGEVVAEDDDWLRSRTNRLLDLVDPDDLERTPAQGLSITETDHAEGGEAMEPTSVDPPATTGVAMNETTMEASGGEPAKDDSLEAIRRTSRLFVRNLPYSATQEDLREAFERFGTIEEVHLPVSNSGTSKGFALVLFTDPSGAVEAFQAMDGTTFQGRILHIIPASAKRDTGLDEFAISKLPLKKQNMIRKKQEAAATTFNWNALYMSQDAVNASVADRLGVSKSELLDPTSADAAIKQAIAETSVIQETKAYFTANGVDLEAFKSKKRGDTAILVKNFPYGTTIDELRKLFEESGPVLRVLMPPSGTIAIVQFSQPNYAKSAFGKLAYRRIGDSVLFLEKAPSDIFRGGDQLDQAVSLKDRPAPTVQNLSVDDLLSRGDKPEEDLETTSLFVRNLNFSTSTSRLAEAFQSLDGFVSARVKTKMDPKKPGQTLSMGFGFVEFRTRSQAQAALKVMDGHVLDDHVLAVKASHKGHDAAEERRREDKAKKAAGQRTKIIVKNLPFQATKKDIRSLFGTYGQLRSVRLPKKADYTPRGFAFADFVTPREAENALNALRDTHLLGRKLVLDFAEAEAVDAEEEIAKMQKKVGGQVNKVALQQLTGKGRSRVNIGNETDEMDM; this is encoded by the exons aTGGCTTCATCGAGGATATTCATCAAGGGTTTGCCACCCAGTATCTCAGAGGCTGACTTTCGGAAGCACTTCTCCGCCCAAGGTCGCGAGATTACCGATGTCAAGCTGATTCCCCAGCGACGCATTGGCTATGTGGGCTACAAGACACCCGAAGATGCCTCAAAGGCAGTCAAGTACTTCAACAGGTCTTACATTCGTATGTCCAAGATTGCTGTAGAGACTGCGCGACCT ATCTCAGACCCCGCCCTCACCAAAGGCAAAGGCCAGAGCGCCTGGCATTCCAAAGctgcatcaacaccatccacaACAATCAAGGGCAATGAGCAGCCCGCTGAAAAGGAGTCAGactcgagcttgagaaagCGCAAGCGAGATGAGCCCCAACCGGCGGACCCGAAGCTACGCGAGTTCCTTCACGTAATGAAGGAAGGCAGAGAGGGTGCGCTCGATGATGGTGTCCGGGGTGGTATCGGTGACGgcgttgctgctgttgctgccaCCGCTGTTCCCGAAGAGGAGAGCGACGATGAGTACGAGCAGATCCCGACTCGAAGGGAGAAGCAGCGCAGGATCGAAGCACCAGAAAAGCCGCTGGTCTCTCAATCTTTGCCATCGCAGCTGAAAGAAGCAAGGATGGTCTCTGATGCGCAGGCGGAAACTCCTGCAGGCGACGAACCCGTGGAGCCTCGAGAAGCAGCTGCGAAATCAAGTCTGGAACAGGGGGAAGTAGTCGCAGAGGATGACGATTGGCTTCGTTCACGAACAAACAGACTACTGGACCTTGTTGATCCCGATGACTTGGAACGAACTCCTGCGCAAGGGCTATCAATAACTGAGACCGATCATGCAGAGGGAGGCGAAGCAATGGAACCCACTTCTGTTGACCCGCCAGCTACAACTGGCGTGGCGATGAATGAGACCACGATGGAGGCATCAGGGGGTGAACCGGCAAAGGACGATTCACTTGAGGCGATCCGCCGAACATCAAGACTTTTTGTCCGAAACCTGCCCTACAGCGCCACCCAGGAAGATCTCCGGGAGGCATTTGAGCGGTTCGGAACCATTGAAGAG GTTCATTTACCAGTCAGCAATTCAGGTACCAGCAAGGGGTTCGCCCTGGTGTTGTTTACTGACCCGTCGGGAGCTGTTGAAGCATTCCAAGCCATGGACGGGACGACGTTTCAGGGGCGTATTCTTCACATCATTCCTGCGAGTGCAAAGAGAGACACGGGTCTGGATGAGTTTGCAATTTCCAAACTGCCCCTCAAGAAACAAAACATGATTCGGAAGAAACAAGAGGCAGCTGCTACTACGTTCAACTGGAATGCGCTGTATATGAGCCAGGACGCCGTCAACGCGTCGGTCGCCGACCGTCTTGGTGTTTCAAAATCAGAACTTCTTGACCCTACCTCGGCCGATGCTGCCATCAAGCAGGCCATCGCGGAGACGAGCGTCATTCAAGAGACCAAAGCATATTTTACCGCTAATGGAGTGGACCTCGAAGCTTTCAAGTCAAAGAAGCGGGGTGATACGGCCATCTTGGTGAAAAACTTTCCCTACGGGACGACGATCGACGAGCTCCGTAAGCTCTTCGAGGAATCTGGGCCCGTGCTGAGAGTTTTGATGCCCCCGAGCGGGACAATCGCCATTGTCCAGTTCTCGCAGCCCAATTACGCCAAATCTGCTTTTGGGAAGCTGGCATATCGCCGGATTGGAGATAGTGTGCTCTTTTTGGAAAAAGCGCCAAGTGACATCTTCAGAGGTGGCGACCAACTGGATCAAGCCGTGTCACTAAAAGATCGTCCGGCTCCGACGGTCCAAAATCTTAGTGTGGATGACTTGCTGTCACGCGGTGATAAGCCGGAGGAGGATTTGGAAACCACCTCTCTGTTTGTGCGAAATTTAAACTTTTCGACTTCCACATCTAGGCTTGCTGAAGCTTTTCAGTCTCTCGACGGATTCGTCTCTGCTAGAGTTAAGACTAAAATGGACCCGAAGAAACCAGGGCAGACACTTAGCATGGGATTCGGGTTTGTGGAGTTCCGCACAAGGAGCCAAGCCCAGGCTGCACTCAAAGTCATGGATGGTCATGTACTTGACGATCATGTCCTGGCTGTTAAGGCATCGCACAAGGGCCATGACGCAGCCGAGGAGAGACGCCGGGAAGACAAGGCTAAGAAGGCTGCAGGGCAGCGCACCAAGATCATCGTCAAGAACTTGCCTTTCCAGGCGACCAAGAAGGACATCAGGTCACTGTTTGGAACCTATGGCCAGCTTAGATCGGTACGCCTACCCAAGAAGGCTGATTATACCCCTCGGGGTTTTGCTTTTGCCGACTTTGTCACTCCCCGCGAAGCCGAGAACGCACTAAATGCGTTGAGGGACACCCACTTGCTCGGTCGTAAGCTTGTCTTGGACTTTGCGGAGGCAGAGGCAGtcgatgctgaggaggagatcgcaaaga